The following DNA comes from Tachypleus tridentatus isolate NWPU-2018 chromosome 9, ASM421037v1, whole genome shotgun sequence.
gggcccggcatggccaagcatgttaaggcgttcgactccctaatccgagggtcgcgggttcgaatcccggtagcaccaacatacttaccctttcaaccgtgggggcattataatgtgacggtcaatcccactattagttggtaaaagagtaagtagctcatgagttgacggtaggtggtgataactagttgtcttccctctagtcttacaccgctaaattaggggcggctagcgcagatagcctttgtgtagctttgcgcgaaattcaaaaacaaacaaacaacatccgATAAATCGGATTAAAAACTTCCATCAACCACTAAAGTCCCATTTTCGTGTTTCCAAAATcgaatttagtttattttgaataattcctTACATGTTTTCAGTCAAACTCAGAGTCGTCCAAACTCCTTTGGTTCCAAATTTTTGAGATCCCTGACGActattttgaactttattttttaaaattttgttctcaTTTTATAGCCTATCGAGTCATTCGTCTACATACAAAATTTGTAGTCTTTCTgtcaataattatgttttttgttcgttttttaagcGCAGAGCTGCATAATgaagggttatctgtgttgtgattaccacgggtatcgaaacccattttaaaatgtcataagctttcagacttaccgctgagcaacTGACAGACAAAGGTAGTAAGAATTCACAAaccaaataatatgaaatataaacatgTGCATAGGTACAGTTGAGAAGTAGTATTTAGAACAGAATATATGTGGCATTAACAGTCACACACCTGGACTAGGCCTACATAAAACTGTTAACAGAAAAGCGGGAATATTGACTCAAATTAAGCGACTGTCCCACTAAATCTTATGCTTTTTATATGCGTGTGACTATATTTGAATGTATATTATGTTCATCTGACGAAAAAAATTACTAATGTTACAACACATTTATAATTTTCGTGTACAATATAAAACAGTTAGCACACTTATGATATTTTTTTCTCTGTCTGTGTTTTGAGTTcacttttttaaattatcaatgtATCAATATATTTCAATGTATACGAAAAGCAGGTTGAATGTTTAACatagaaactaaaataatataaagtaaaactaatttttaattaaaaatgggATAATTGTTCACATCTACCCTGGGAGTCACGTGAGAGTGatgtcattaatttattttattgttttttgcagGTTTGTTTTTTCATCCACACCAATTGTGCTGTTACTGAGCTTCAAGGAACTGTAAATGTGAATTATGGACCTCTTTTTCCAGACTTAActgaaatcataaaatattctttgttatgCGATTACCGCTTAGAAGTTTCACCCAGCAGCGATATAAGTTTAACTGAGTCTCGTCCCCTACGTAGCTGCACCTTATTAACGTATTGATAATCAACAACTCGTTGAAGCCCATTAATAAAGTTTCAGTGACGAGAAATCACTGTTTCCATGTAAACGTTTTTTTACTGTCATATTTATCGCTTGTGCTTCGTAAACGAAAGACTGGAACTGAAAAGAGTAAAACGTAAAGCTTCTCCAGAGATGACACAGAGAGGAACCTTCTCGTCAGAGCCCGTGGTAGGGAGGCACGTAGTAGCTCAGACAACGTACCCTCGGACAATGGCAATGGACGAAAATCAACATTTCGGAGCTGGTATCAACGAGCCTTCTGTAATAGATTATCACACATATCTTGTCAAAAGTGGCTATAATATAGAACCACTGCTTTTCAGCAATTACCACCGGCGTGCTTTTTCCATGTATAACACCGATAGGCAGCCTACTGTAGATGTGACCTTCTTGTTGGCCTGCAGAGACGGCAGTCTTTTCCAACTGAAAACAGTTATACAGCGTGGACCTTCGCCAGCTACTGTGAACCAACAGGACCACTGTGGAAGGGTAGGTTAAACTAGAACTAACGAAAGGTTTATTAGATAGACAAATCTCGACTGTGTTCCTATGACTCGTTAGATCTACGGCGGGACACAAGCTTATCTTGTGCATACTTTTCGATGCTGGATAACCGTGGCCGATAGGTTGAAATAATAACACATTTCACGCAAGTTTAATTTTAGTAGTTTTATACAAACCGTTATCGAGGTACTACAGAAGTGGTTTTTAATTGGtctgatttttgaatttcgcgcaaagctaaacgaaggctgtctgcgctacccatctctaatttagcagtgtaaaacaagagggaaggcagctagtcatcaccacccaccaccagctcttgggctactcttttaccaacgaatagtgggattgaccgtaacaatataacgctcTTAAGGCTGAatgggtgagtatgtttggtgtgacggtgatccGAACCCACAACCgtaagattacgagttgagtacccttactacctggccatgccgggccactgcaGAAGTATTTTCACAACGCAAGTGGGCGTAGAGATATCACGTTCATTGTCAGAATTATATTCATACACACTTTATGACTCTCTATGAAAATTTCAGTTAACTGTTTTATACGTTATAGCGGatacattaaatgtattttgatgaattatatgaaaatgtgacatttttatcGAAGTTAAAAATCGAATATAATcgcacaaagaaacaaaaatattatggtGTTATATAGATAgattcgtttttgttgttttttttctgaatggtTTAGTTTCACACTTTAGAAGGTGAAAAATCATATTATAAGCCACTAACTGTAATCTTAACCAGTTTTGTAGgaaaatatattagaattttttctgattaatattttttctttcatattccAAGCTTTTAGAATTATATTCCTCAAGTTAGATCTGTAAGATGGGATAATGGTAATGTTCTGACTGTACCATTATTTGGTCTTAAATCCACAGACAcaaaataaaattggaaaaagAGCAAAACAgtctttttaaattataaacgcTAGCACTAAAAAAACGATAACACAAGACTGTGATAATTTtagtcttgaaatttttacatgttttactctaagtccgaaaatgatatccattgtTCTCCATTACTtacaaatttttcacaaaacgccATTAAAATCAGGATGAATGAGGATACATATTAGTCTGACATTAAGGTTCTTCCCTTTTCttcactttctttgtatttttattaacaaacataacaataaaaaaatttaattgtggtaaacgaaattataatttgatctaaataagttgtttttgtttcctaTTTGTAAAGTATCCCACATGATAGAAAAACCTGTGTAattaaattgtgaaatatttgtcattcaaaccaaaacatcttttatgaagtttaaattcgcatgTCTGTGTAATCGGAAACCAATCTTTTTCAGTTCAATGAAACGCTGTCCATGAAAACGTTTGGCTACAGATTTTATTATATGCTTCATGATGGTAAATTAACTTCatcaaaatattatcttaatctcttatttctattgttgtaaagcaacatgaggactatctgcgctagccgtccgtaattgcagtataagactagaaggaagacctagtcatcaccacccaccgccaactcttaggctaccctttttccaaagaatagtggaattgaacgtcacattataatggccccacgaCTGAGaaagctagcatgtttggtatgatagtgattcaaacccgtgaccctcgcaTTACAGGTCGAACGCtgtaactatctggccatgccgggccccattatTTTGTAAAGGAATTCTTAATAATTGTCTCTCCCCTCACTTCATCAGGACATTGAATCCCAGGAGGAACCAGTAGTAGCATGTCTTGGAATCTTATACATTCTATGGCAGTTATCTCCTATAAATCATAAGCAACAAATTTTAATCACATCAGTAACTTGGTTATCTTTCTTTATTCTGAATACGTTCACATTTTCTTTCTAAAAGCTTTCACATAATTACCCACCTTGATCCCCAATGTAAATTATTAGCGGTTTGAATATGTGTAATGATAATCCTTGAATTTTCATAATAcacttgaaattttatattctatcacATTctatcagatagcccgatgtggcttttctcttagaaaaaaaaaaacccacaaaaacacAAGAAAGGGTTAGCCATTAACAAAcgaataaaaatttacatttgtagCCCATAAAGCAGTAATGATACATGCTTGAAATTTAACATGAGAAAAGGGAAGACTAATTACATCAGTTGGTGTGAATAACCGTTTTCTTGCCTTTGTACATGGTCCGTAAAAGGTAAAGGATCTCTATATTATTGACTGCACAATTCACCGATGACAAGCATGTCAGAACCATGTCTCAATGTACTTGTGTCCTTAATCCACTGCATACGACCcatagttgattttttttttttttttcctttagtttaGCTTTACTGATATTTCTTTCAATGACCTATAATCCTATACGAAAGTTGCAACAGATGGTAGGCGTCATCTGGGCTAGATAAATCTGTTTGGTAGTAAACAAGCATATtcagttatgaaaaacaaaattgaaacatCTTAACTTATTCACAAAAAGTCAATGAACTAATATAAGTGAAACTAGAAGCaagatatttatgtatatattttttttagatatgaAAGAAGTGTTCTTATTAAGGTTGTTCCTCCACTTATCCATCgtgattattaaataattattttgttatttcttcctATAGACTACAAGGAAGGACATGTCAGTTTAAAAAAAGTACAAAGAGAGTAGATTCACTGTTCGGTAATAGGCAACCAAGTGCTTGAATGTATTTGTTTCAGATGTTTCCCCAAAGTTGcataactgtctctaattttgaactgacagactatatctaccaccaactcttgggctactctaattaaATAGAGGTATtttaccgtcactcttataattcaCTAATAGCCtcatagtttaaaaaataatttttttttttgtttctcacgGCAACGGTATGCGAATTAGGGTCTTTGATCTACAGTCTGGCACGTTAATCGCTAGGCCACACCTGtcaatttcaatgttttgtttttgctgcAAGTCTTCAGCACAGTTAACTTTCATTGTCATCATTCGTCACTTTTAGAATGGTATTAAAAATCATCATATCATCCTGGGACATTTGAATACAGGGAAAAATTAAAATCTCTGTTCAAAATGAACCAGACGAGCGATACGAAAAATTTGCACATGATTAACTAATCATTTTCAAGCATTAATAGGGTATAGTTGAAATACTTTTTGTTACTTTGATacaggccaggtgggttaaggcgtccgactcgtaatctgatgggcccgggttcgaatcccccatcgcaccaaatatgcttacccttttaggcgtggggtcattataatgtgacggtaaatcccactattcgttgataaaaggggtagcccaagagttggtgggggggggggtgatgaatagctaccttccttctagtcaggcccggcatggcctagcgcgtaaggcgtgcgactcgtaatccgagggtcgcgggttcgcgcccgcgtcgcgctaaacatgctcgccctcccagccgtgggggtgtataatgtgtcggtcaatcccactattcgttggtaaaagagtagcccaagagttggcggtggtgactagctgccttccctctagtcttacactgctaaattagggacggctagcacagatagccctcgagtagctttgtgcgaaatttccaaacaaacaaatccttctagtcttacactactaaattgggaacggctagcgcagataacccttgtgtagctttgcgcgaaattcaaaaaaacaaaaaaagttactTTGATAATAGTCTGTGGAACTAAAGGTACTGTTTTTATTCATGGAAGGCATAAGAAATTCTTCACAACTACAAAAGAAAATTTcctgaaatttgtttaaaatctaaTTTAGTCACGAAAGAACATATTAGTAAAGTTACTGCACGATAAATCCATAAGCAGAAagaacacacaaaataaactggTTCAGTTGTTGTTCGAACACTTTCACACTTCTTGTTGACTGTTGCTAAAAATGCAAAGTATTACTCGATTGTATTCCCGAAACAAACTAACATAACATTAGCAAAAACCATTCGGTTTGTCACTGTTAGGTCAGTACTAACGAACAGTTTCTTAGGTTTATCACTGAAAGACAAAGTATATTAAACAGCATCACTGAAAATGTTCTGAGTAGCGTGAGAATAATGTCTTTGCCTCTGAAAGACTTAAGAGACTAAGTGCATTTTCACAGTGAAATCAACATTAAGAGCAAAAACGATGgtgtttaaaatgaattttaggCTTAGCCAAGGATTTTTTACGTGTGTGATGCAATGCGCCGTAAAATTCGTGTTGAATTATAGAATGAACTGCCGCTTCAAGACAGGTACATTCTTCGACTTAATTCGAAACATGTATTGCAACTCGTCGTTGAGAAGTATTGTTGCGACATATTTCCTGATTAAGCATGGAGTTATTGAATGACACACAACTGGAAAGTAGAACTGATTTTGTTTGTGCAATTCGAAATCATCTTTTAAAAAAACGTCTAGAAGTATTTTATTCTATTGCTGAAACCAGCACCTTCACAGAAGCAAATAAAAACAGTCGAGTTCGAAATTGAAAACAATCGCTACCAAAATGCTAAGTTTCAAAATCTGTTGTTAGTCGTTTGGCTCGTTGTTGGAGATCAACTTCGCAAGCAAATAACTGATATATCTCAGGCTGTTTCGCagctataaatatatgtattgtcTGTTATTACACGACTGGCAAAGGCTTTGCAATCGATTGGCTTGTGCAACACAACTTGCACAAGAAATGACAATTATCGAAATTTTCTTCAGAATAGCACTCTTGAACTTGAGAAACATAACACGGTTTTCATATAAAagttgtcttgtttgtttgtttgtttttttgaatttcgcacaaagctactcgagggctatctgtgctagccgtccctaatttagtagtgtaaggttagagggaaggcagctaggcatcaccacccaccgccaactcttgggctacccttttaccaacgaatagtggggttgaccatcacattataacgcccccacggctaaaagggcgagcatgtttggcgcgatagggatgcgaacccgcgaccctcagattacgagtcgcacgccttaacacgcttggccatgcagggcctatcCACGAAGAGGAACAGATCCCcagagcgcaaatagccttcgaatagctttgcgcgaaattcaaaacaaactgaaccagaaccccagattttaacgtCATAAGTCCGTAACTTTACTGCTTTCTCCACGGGGTCttttgtaaaataagtaatttgtttttaattaaagttttgctGATAAGTTTTACTACCACGcgtattttttaaaaactgtatcaATGTTACCTTGCAGTGCTTGATCAAACGAACCAGTCAGGAAACTTTAAAATCATACACAACACACTTGTAAAGTGGTGAGATATTAGGGTTTTTAAACTATTCCGTGATCTGTGAAGTCAttctaacatattttttgttttatctcagTAGCAGTAGTAGCTTCGAAATAAACAGCTTTCTGTTTGTTCGATTTTCTAAGACAAATGCACACGCGTCAGCGTGATATAGAACTTCGAGCGTATACCGTGAAATTAATCTTCGTataagaagttttataaataatcagAATGTTAAAAAAAGTTAGGATTAGCGCTAACGGTTTCTCACTGTTTATACTATTAATATCTCTTAAGTTTTATCGATAGTGTAAACAGAAATCGAGACCATCTTTCAGTAGGTATTTAATGCAAAGactaagaaaaattaatttttttgttttgtttgaatttcgcacaaagctactcgagggctatctgtgctagctgtcactaatataccagtgtaagactagagagaaggcagctagtcatcaccacccaccgccaactcttgggctactcttttaccaacgaatagtgggattgaccatcacattataacgcccccacggctgggagggcgagcatatttggcgcgacggggatgcgaacccgctaccctcagattacgagtcgcacgccttaacacgcttggccatgctgggccggaaaaattgaataaaacaattattaaagtaaaaaagttTTTTGGATATGAGTAGTTTATAGTTGAAACATAAAAacgttaaaaacataaaaagtatatCATACTTAACCTTTAAAAAGACTTTTACTAATAATGCcttccagtagctcagcggtatgcctgcggattTAGTACGCtaaaaaatcggatttcgatacccgtggtgggcagagcacaggtagcgtattgtgcagctttgcgcttaacttaaaacaaacatttacacagAACGTTACACTCAGTGGACTCTACCGACAGTTAATGATACCCGGCATGACTTCTAATTCTCTTGTTTATTCACGTTTAATTTGTCGCTTGAAAACTCTTAAGTTACAGCCTCGTAAAAACTAATTTGAAGCAGAATCGTGATAGATTCTGTGTGTGATATGATAAAGTAACATGAAACTTCTTTTATCTTGCATAGGTTCTCTTGTTTCGTAATTCTAACATTAAGGTAGAGTAACAGGAAACTTCTCATAATCTTCCATAGGTTTCTTCGTTTCGTAATTTTAGCATTAGTGTAGAgtaataggtttggtttgttttgaatttcgcgcaaagctatacgagggctatctgcgctagcagtcactcatttagcagtgtaagactacaggaatggcacctagtcatcaccacctaccgtcaactcttgggctactcttttaccaacgaatagtgggattgaccgtactttataacgcccccacggctgaaaggacgagcttgtttggtgtgacggggattcgaacccgcgacccttagattacgagtcgagtgcattaaccaatTGGATATGCTGGGCCCATAGATTAATAGGAAACTTCTCATAACCTTCCGTAGGTTCTCTAATTTCCTGATAGTAAAATTAGCTTTAACAAGGAAGgaagaatactttttttttgaaaactgtGACAACTCCATGACGTCTAAacttcttgtttatttttgtcaacGTTTCGGTGTTACTATATACTACTTAAGTAAAAAGAGATATTCAAACTctatatacatacaaacagaTTGATAGGCTACAGTCATGAAAACACAACCAGTCATGATTCAACTTTGTTATTAGCGTTAAAACCCAAATTCTCCAGTTATTGAAATTGTTAgagtgtgtttctcttatagcaaagccacatcgggctatctgctcagcccatcgaggggaatcgaacccctgattttagcgttgtaaatccggagacataccgctgtactagcggggagcgaaATTGTTAGAGAAACACGAATGTTAAATAAAACGGTAGTCTTATGGTCAAAATATAAAagggaaaaaggaaaaaaagaaccttattctattttgtttacatagtttgtttattatgtttcaatatttatgaCTCTCACTCCTCTCTGGAATAAAAAACGCCAAACGTTTTGCTTCATTCTACACACCACATGATTTCAAAACGGGCGTGCAAGACTTCACTCACCAGATTTGCCAACTTTCGATTCCACAGCCACCTGATGGTTTCCAaaaaacttcaaaacatttttattacctcCACCCCAATCTTCGTCTAGCAATCAAAAGTTGCTACGAGCACTCTTTTTCTCACTGGATTGAAATTCAAGAGAAAAGCTCAATGTACACACTTTAGGAGAGTTTAATTGACAAAAATAGTAAAATCTGCTTTAAAATGCCTTTCAAACTAATCTGTATTTTGCCATTATTCACCGCTAAAGGAAACAACTGCAAAAAGTATAAATATCGTGAATATAATAGCAAACGCTGGACTTAGCGTTCTCAACGCGAACACCTAGCGACCACGGCAAGGGAATTCTTACTCTATAACAACAAATTTTAAGATATATGCTAATCGTACCACTAGGGGCATGAAGCAACGAATTCTATCTGTATCTATAGAGCTGAAGCAGTGACTAAAAACATCATTgggttacattttataaaacgaAATGTGATGAATTATTTAGTCTTACGGCACATAAACAAAATGTTGCAATGCGAATAGTGAAAGTCgattttatttgttgtgtttataaGGTATCACCTACTGTTTTAGATAAAGCAGAATTTTGGCTTTTTGTGAGTGTGCAAACGATTTTAGATGTGTCTGTttgtatatatctgtgtgtgtgtgtgtttacaaattCCTTATATAGCATTATATTAGTcataatatttgtgtgtgtattatattattgCTTGCATGTGGCACATTCCTATCGATTGAAAATGAGTTGTAGAAGTTTCAGAATTCCTTGGATGAGgtccatatttttgtttattggtgAATAGaagaactgttgttttttttttcttttaatttcgtaTATTTTGATTGCTATAGAGTAGTGCAATTTCTTTTGATCATAAAAGTTTACCTATTTTACCTGAGTTTATTTACCAGGTAAATGTAAATTTagtaagtatttattattttcttaatgtttttttttttccatttggtATTTCATAATTCTTAATATGGCCTTCCTACATTTCACATTACAAAggtgtttaaatttgtttgaatttgaGCATAAAGCTACTATATAATGGGCCCTGGCCACCATCACTAtcaaaaccggtttctagcgttgtaattccacagacatatcgctgttccACTGGGAGACAAGTGCTTTGGAATATTAAGATAGAATCAGTAGAGCATGCATGAGAAGATCAATGTAAGTAAACTTTCTAACAATCATTATTCTGAGTGAAAAGGCTGATAACCAAAAATAAATTCCAGGTCTAGTACTTGAACCCAGGACCATTGGCTACTCAAGAGAACAAACTGTCTCGTCTTTCTTCGCTTACGATAACGCTAATATCACCCTGAGATGTTAGGAATTTGTTCAGTGGACAGTTGGAATATGTTTCTTGTAAAACTTGAGcacgagtagtggaattgaccgttacattataacgcccccacggctgaaagagcgagtatatttggtgtgacggggattcgataccGCGACCCTTGGACTGTGAGTTGAGCGCCCTATACAGGATCACCGTAGTTACGAAGGTGCACCATATTTAGCACCCCTTTCGTCTTACGAGGAAGCATACGTCGAATACATGCTGTCAAAATGGTCTTCACAAGTGAAAATTCTAAAACCTTTCTAAT
Coding sequences within:
- the LOC143226936 gene encoding ankyrin repeat domain-containing protein 33B-like, coding for MTQRGTFSSEPVVGRHVVAQTTYPRTMAMDENQHFGAGINEPSVIDYHTYLVKSGYNIEPLLFSNYHRRAFSMYNTDRQPTVDVTFLLACRDGSLFQLKTVIQRGPSPATVNQQDHCGRTGLNHVCANGQLAMLQLLADLPDLDPNLPDNEGCTPLMMASQAGHVEIVTFLLRVFRETIVVDQRNVFGVTALMKASLQGRGRCVKVLLASEQAVQHLDDLDLDVLAPSSN